In the Anguilla anguilla isolate fAngAng1 chromosome 7, fAngAng1.pri, whole genome shotgun sequence genome, one interval contains:
- the LOC118231201 gene encoding alpha-N-acetylneuraminide alpha-2,8-sialyltransferase-like isoform X1: protein MVLRFPRCPKCKLSASVALGTLVLCWFYIYPVNRLPSDNQIINEVLQLGQTWKKNETTVHLYRELLMDCCDPREKFAVTRGNTPLGTVLWYDGELFYFHTVSNHTYPLFVQESPIKVPLKKCAVVGNGGILKGSGCGGHIDRADFVMRCNLPPLSEDYTQDVGSRTHLVTANPSIIVERFQGLMWSRKAFVESMRAYGRSFVYMPAFSSRPGTDPSLRAGHALADSGSEQTVLFASPDFLRSVERFWKGRGVRARRLSTGLFLASLALGLCEEVELYGFWPFAKDPRGRPVGHHYYNDVPPLWGVHAMPEEFLRLWELHKGGALRMRVDSCPREAD, encoded by the exons ATGGTTTTAAGATTTCCCAGATGTCCCAAATGCAAGTTGTCAGCGTCGGTTGCCCTCGGTACATTAGTGCTGTGCTGGTTTTACATCTATCCAGTCAATAGACTTCCTAGCGACAATCAGATCATAAATGAAGTGTTACAGCTGGGACAGACATGGAAGAAAAACGAGACGACCGTCCACTTGTACAG GGAGCTGCTGATGGACTGCTGTGACCCTCGGGAGAAGTTTGCGGTCACCCGGGGAAACACTCCGCTGGGGACCGTCCTGTGGTACGACGGGGAGCTCTTCTACTTCCACACAGTCAGCAACCACACCTACCCGCTCTTTGTGCAG GAGTCGCCCATTAAGGTGCCCCTGAAGAAGTGCGCTGTCGTCGGCAACGGAGGCATCCTCAAGGGCAGCGGCTGCGGCGGGCACATCGACCGGGCGGACTTCGTCATGAG GTGCAACCTCCCGCCGCTGTCCGAAGACTACACGCAGGACGTGGGCTCCAGGACGCACTTGGTGACGGCCAACCCGAGCATCATTGTGGAAAG GTTCCAGGGCCTGATGTGGTCGCGGAAGGCGTTCGTGGAGAGCATGCGGGCCTACGGGCGGAGCTTCGTCTACATGCCGGCCTTCTCCTCGCGTCCCGGGACGGACCCCTCGCTGCGGGCCGGCCACGCCCTGGCCGACTCGGGCTCGGAGCAGACGGTGCTGTTCGCCAGCCCGGACTTCCTGCGCAGCGTGGAGCGCTTCTGGAAGGGGCGGGGCGTGCGGGCGCGGCGGCTCTCCACGGGCCTGTTCCTGGCCAGCCTGGCGCTGGGGCTGTGCGAGGAGGTGGAGCTGTACGGCTTCTGGCCGTTCGCGAAGGACCCGCGCGGCCGGCCCGTGGGCCACCACTACTACAACGACGTGCCGCCGCTGTGGGGCGTCCACGCCATGCCCGAGGAGTTCCTGCGGCTCTGGGAGCTGCACAAGGGCGGAGCGCTGCGCATGCGCGTGGACAGCTGCCCCCGGGAGGCcgactga
- the hsp90b1 gene encoding endoplasmin: MKRLWIIGFVCALLAFTSVRAEDDVDIDATVEEDLGKSRDGSKTDDEVVQREEEAIQLDGLNAAQIKEIREKSEKHVFQAEVNRMMKLIINSLYKNKEIFLRELISNASDALDKIRLLSLTNDDALTGNEELTVKIKSDKEKNMLHITDTGIGMTKEDLVNNLGTIAKSGTSEFLNKMTEMQTEGQSTSELIGQFGVGFYSAFLVADKVIVTSKHNNGTQHIWESDSNEFSVIEDPRGDTLGRGTTITLVMKEEASDYLELETIKNLVKKYSQFINFPIYVWSSKTETVEEPVDEADEAEADKKEDAEDEAEAEVEEEEEDKDKPKTKKVEKTVWDWELMNDIKPIWQRPAKEVEEDEYKAFYKTFSRDTDEPISHIHFTAEGEVTFKSILFVPASAPRGLFDEYGTKKNDFIKLFVRRVFITDDFHDMMPKYLNFIKGVVDSDDLPLNVSRETLQQHKLLKVIRKKLVRKTLDMIKKIAEEQYNEKFWKEFGTNIKLGVIEDHSNRTRLAKLLRFQTSHSETVLTSLEHYLERMKEKQDKIYFMAGTSRKEAESSPFVEKLLKKGYEVIYLTEPVDEYCIQALPEFDGKRFQNVAKEGVKFDESEKGKERRETQEKEFEPLTNWMKDKALKDQIEKAVLSQRLTSSPCALVASQYGWSGNMERIMKAQAYQTGKDISTNYYASQKKTLEINPKHPLIKEMLKRVSENPDDQTASDLAVVLFETATLRSGYHLADTKAYGDRIERMLRLSMNVDLNEQVEEEPEEEPEEPAEEEEEDDAEDEEVKAEDEETASTEKDEL; the protein is encoded by the exons atgaaacggttgtggattattgGATTCGTGTGTGCTCTTCTAGCCTTTA CTTCAGTAAGAGCGGAGGACGATGTAGACATCGACGCGACCGTGGAGGAGGATCTGGGAAAAAGCCGGGATGGGTCCAAAACGGACGATGAGGTGGTTCAGAG GGAGGAGGAGGCGATACAGCTGGACGGCCTGAACGCCGCTCAGATAAAGGAGATCCGGGAGAAGTCGGAAAAGCACGTCTTCCAGGCTGAAGTGAACAGGATGATGAAGCTCATCATCAACTCCCTGTACAAGAACAAGGAG ATCTTCCTCAGAGAGCTGATATCCAATGCTTCAGATGCCCTGGATAAGATCCGGTTGCTGTCCCTGACCAATGACGACGCTCTTACCGGTAACGAGGAGCTCACGGTCAAAATCAAG TCCGACAAGGAGAAGAACATGCTGCACATCACAGACACGGGCATCGGCATGACCAAAGAGGACCTGGTGAACAACCTGGGCACCATCGCCAAGTCGGGCACCAGCGAGTTCCTCAACAAGATGACGGAGATGCAGACGGAGGGCCAGTCCACCTCCGAGCTGATTGGCCAGTTCGGCGTGGGCTTCTACTCCGCCTTCCTGGTGGCCGACAAGGTCATCGTCACATCCAAGCACAACAACGGCACCCAGCACATCTGGGAGTCTGACTCCAATGAGTTCTCCGTCATCGAGGATCCCCGTGGCGACACCTTGGGCAGAGGCACCACCATCAC GCTGGTGATGAAGGAGGAGGCATCAGACTACTTGGAGCTGGAGACCATCAAGAACCTGGTGAAGAAATACTCCCAGTTCATCAACTTCCCCATCTACGTGTGGAGCAGCAAG ACCGAGACCGTGGAGGAGCCGGTCGACGAAGCAGATGAGGCCGAAGCAGACAAGAAGGAAGATGCTGAAGAtgaggctgaggctgaggtggaggaggaagaggaagacaagGACAAGCCGAAGACTAAGAAG gtgGAGAAGACCGTGTGGGATTGGGAGCTCATGAACGACATCAAGCCGATCTGGCAGAGGCCAGCcaaagaggtggaggaggacgaGTACAAGGCCTTCTACAAGACCTTCTCACGG GATACGGACGAGCCCATTTCTCACATCCACTTCACCGCCGAAGGAGAGGTCACCTTCAAGTCCATCCTCTTCGTGCCCGCGTCGGCACCCCGCGGGCTTTTCGATGAGTACGGAACCAAGAAGAACGACTTCATCAAG CTCTTTGTCCGTCGAGTGTTCATCACGGACGACTTCCATGACATGATGCCCAAGTATCTGAATTTCATCAAGGGCGTG GTTGACTCCGATGACCTTCCCTTGAACGTGTCCAGAGAGACTCTGCAGCAGCACAAACTGCTCAAG GTCATCCGGAAGAAGCTGGTCCGCAAGACCCTGGACATGATCAAGAAGATCGCCGAGGAGCAGTACAACGAGAAGTTCTGGAAGGAGTTCGGCACCAACATCAAGCTGGGCGTGATCGAGGACCACTCCAACCGGACCCGGCTGGCCAAGCTGCTGCGCTTCCAGACCTCCCACAGCGAGACGGTCCTCACCAGCCTGGAGCACTACCTGGAGAGGATGAAGGAGAAGCAGGACAAGATCTACTTCATGGCCGGCACCAGCAGGAAGGAG gccgAATCCTCCCCCTTCGTGGAGAAGCTGCTGAAGAAGGGCTACGAGGTGATCTACCTGACGGAGCCGGTGGACGAGTACTGCATCCAGGCGCTGCCCGAGTTCGACGGCAAGCGCTTCCAGAACGTGGCCAAGGAGGGCGTGAAGTTCGACGAGAGCGAGAAGGgcaaggagaggagggagaccCAGGAGAAGGAGTTCGAGCCCCTCACCAACTGGATGAAGGACAAGGCCCTGAAGGATCAG ATCGAGAAGGCAGTGCTGTCCCAAAGGCTGACCAGTTCTCCCTGTGCCCTGGTGGCCAGCCAGTACGGCTGGTCTGGGAACATGGAGAGGATCATGAAGGCTCAGGCTTATCAGACAGGAAAAGACATTTCCACAAA CTACTATGCAAGTCAGAAGAAGACCTTGGAAATAAACCCAAAACACCCTCTCATCAAAGAGATGTTGAAGCGAGTCTCa GAGAACCCTGACGACCAGACCGCTTCGGACCTGGCTGTGGTTCTGTTTGAGACGGCCACCCTGAGATCTGGCTACCACCTGGCCGACACCAAAGCATATGGAGACCGGATAGAGAGGATGCTCAGGCTCAGCATGAACGTGGATCTCAATGAGCAG GTGGAAGAAGAACCAGAGGAGGAGCCAGAAGAgccagcagaggaggaggaggaggatgatgcTGAAGACGAAGAAGTAAAAGCAGAGGATGAGGAAACG GCTTCGACAGAGAAGGATGAACTGTAA
- the LOC118231363 gene encoding G/T mismatch-specific thymine DNA glycosylase-like, with protein MEEKQYASLTVPTDYLQHWFQSTEDIEPLQTTEYEQMTNATHLLDDFSEERVMTELAAPQEPDSHMQADSHLDLDSDSQPLSDNQLQPADSQPAPEQAPRKGKRGRPPGKSSKSKQATGEAKAKVQRKTDRFNGMSVTEVMAKTLPDILTYNLDILIIGINPGLMSAYKGRHYPNPGNHFWKCLFLSGLTDVQLNHMHDQTLPEKYGIGFTNMVERTTPGSKDLSSKEFREGGRLLVEKLKKYKPLIAVFNGKCIYDIFSKEIFGIKAKNLQFGIQPHKIPETETVCYLMPSSSARCAQFPRAQDKVHFYIKLRELRDQLKGVVPSQEVQEMEYSFDLGLAKEDAKRISIKEEPHDPKYEAAYGQACGEQDPETSNSQLDFSFSESSAGGREMVLKDDSLSEAMGWFSEDQWMMHSFADQIPDIGGSSAQPQLWAKST; from the exons ATGGAAGAAAAGCAGTATGCATCTCTGACGGTCCCTACGGATTACCTGCAACACTG GTTTCAGTCCACTGAGGACATCGAGCCCCTCCAGACCACGGAGTACGAGCAGATGACCAATGCGACTCATTTGCTGGACGACTTCAGTGAGGAGAGGGTCATGACAGAGCTGGCCGCCCCACAGGAGCCCGATTCCCACATGCAAGCCGATTCCCACCTGGACCTGGATTCTGATTCCCAGCCTCTGTCTGATAACCAGCTGCAGCCTGCAGATTCCCAGCCTGCCCCAGAACAAG CTCCACggaaggggaagagagggaggccTCCCGGCAAGTCCTCCAAGTCCAAGCAGGCGACGGGCGAGGCCAAAGCGAAGGTCCAGAGGAAAACGGATCGCTTCAACGGGATGTCGGTGACGGAGGTCATGGCCAAGACCCTGCCGGACATCCTCACCTACAATCTGGACATCCTGATT ATAGGAATCAACCCAGGATTAATGTCGGCCTACAAGGGACGTCATTACCCGAATCCTGGAAACCATTTTT gGAAGTGCCTCTTCTTGTCTGGTCTCACCGACGTACAGCTCAATCACATGCATGATCAGACACTGCCAGAGAAGTATGGGATAGGATTCACTAACATGGTGGAGAGGACCACGCCAGGAAGCAAAGATCTCTCAAG TAAGGAGTTTCGTGAAGGAGGACGACTTCTAGTGGAGAAGTTGAAGAAATACAAGCCTCTCATCGCTGTTTTCAATGGGAAAT GTATTTACGATATTTTCAGTAAAGAGATTTTTGGaatcaaggcaaaaaatcttcAGTTTGGCATACAACCACACAAGATTCCGGAAACAGAAACA GTGTGCTACCTGATGCCCTCGTCAAGTGCCCGCTGTGCCCAGTTCCCCCGTGCCCAGGACAAAGTGCACTTCTACATCAAGCTGAGGGAGCTGCGCGACCAGCTCAAGGGCGTCGTTCCAAGCCAGGAAGTGCAGGAAATGGAATACTCCTTCGATCTGGGCTTGGCCAAAG AGGATGCTAAGAGGATCTCCATCAAGGAGGAGCCGCACGACCCAAAGTACGAGGCAGCCTACGGCCAGGCCTGTGGAGAGCAGGATCCCGAGACCAGCAACAGCCAGCTCGACTTCTCCTTCTCAGAGTCCAGCGCGGGGGGACGCG AAATGGTGCTTAAGGATGACTCGCTCTCCGAGGCGATGGGCTGGTTTTCAGAGGACCAGTGGATGATGCACTCGTTTGCCGATCAAATCCCGGACATCGGTGGCAGCAGCGCACAGCCTCAACTCTGGGCAAAGAGTACATGA
- the LOC118231201 gene encoding alpha-N-acetylneuraminide alpha-2,8-sialyltransferase-like isoform X2, producing the protein MLCWELLMDCCDPREKFAVTRGNTPLGTVLWYDGELFYFHTVSNHTYPLFVQESPIKVPLKKCAVVGNGGILKGSGCGGHIDRADFVMRCNLPPLSEDYTQDVGSRTHLVTANPSIIVERFQGLMWSRKAFVESMRAYGRSFVYMPAFSSRPGTDPSLRAGHALADSGSEQTVLFASPDFLRSVERFWKGRGVRARRLSTGLFLASLALGLCEEVELYGFWPFAKDPRGRPVGHHYYNDVPPLWGVHAMPEEFLRLWELHKGGALRMRVDSCPREAD; encoded by the exons ATGCTTTGCTG GGAGCTGCTGATGGACTGCTGTGACCCTCGGGAGAAGTTTGCGGTCACCCGGGGAAACACTCCGCTGGGGACCGTCCTGTGGTACGACGGGGAGCTCTTCTACTTCCACACAGTCAGCAACCACACCTACCCGCTCTTTGTGCAG GAGTCGCCCATTAAGGTGCCCCTGAAGAAGTGCGCTGTCGTCGGCAACGGAGGCATCCTCAAGGGCAGCGGCTGCGGCGGGCACATCGACCGGGCGGACTTCGTCATGAG GTGCAACCTCCCGCCGCTGTCCGAAGACTACACGCAGGACGTGGGCTCCAGGACGCACTTGGTGACGGCCAACCCGAGCATCATTGTGGAAAG GTTCCAGGGCCTGATGTGGTCGCGGAAGGCGTTCGTGGAGAGCATGCGGGCCTACGGGCGGAGCTTCGTCTACATGCCGGCCTTCTCCTCGCGTCCCGGGACGGACCCCTCGCTGCGGGCCGGCCACGCCCTGGCCGACTCGGGCTCGGAGCAGACGGTGCTGTTCGCCAGCCCGGACTTCCTGCGCAGCGTGGAGCGCTTCTGGAAGGGGCGGGGCGTGCGGGCGCGGCGGCTCTCCACGGGCCTGTTCCTGGCCAGCCTGGCGCTGGGGCTGTGCGAGGAGGTGGAGCTGTACGGCTTCTGGCCGTTCGCGAAGGACCCGCGCGGCCGGCCCGTGGGCCACCACTACTACAACGACGTGCCGCCGCTGTGGGGCGTCCACGCCATGCCCGAGGAGTTCCTGCGGCTCTGGGAGCTGCACAAGGGCGGAGCGCTGCGCATGCGCGTGGACAGCTGCCCCCGGGAGGCcgactga